A genomic window from Candidatus Krumholzibacteriia bacterium includes:
- a CDS encoding alkaline phosphatase family protein, which yields MALKWFQQPTRRVCVVGLDGVPCSMIRRFVEAGVMPRLGEIAAAGALRDMTVSLPEISSVSWSTFMTGRNPGEHGIFGFTDLHAGTYTQSFPSFRDLKTDTIWDRLGERKMRSVVINQPATYPARPVHGALVSGFVSVHLDKSVFPARYLRTLRDLDYEVDLDASALRDDPPALFKKLHQMLRVREQLMNMLWEEEKWNLMEVVITGTDRLHHFLFDAYEDASHPHHADFLDYYRAIDAFVGRVHDRFQADKEAAGFFVLSDHGFCQTRHEVNVNRVLAEHGFLVLNDPGARDIDAISEHATAFALDPSRIYVHHRGRFPRGSVGPERVEGLLQEISAVFDRLEHDGEKVIRRVVRGSDVYSGPESGRAPDLVLITSNGFDLKGRVQADAVVTPRRLQGMHTWDDAFLATSRPDLIPGDHDLTLVDVPGMIMHCLGADKDE from the coding sequence ATGGCACTGAAGTGGTTCCAACAGCCGACCCGGCGCGTTTGCGTGGTCGGTCTCGACGGTGTACCGTGTTCCATGATCCGCCGCTTCGTCGAGGCTGGTGTGATGCCACGCCTGGGCGAGATCGCGGCGGCGGGCGCACTGCGGGACATGACGGTGTCGCTGCCGGAGATTTCCTCGGTGAGCTGGTCGACCTTCATGACCGGGCGCAATCCCGGCGAACACGGCATCTTCGGTTTCACCGACCTGCACGCCGGCACCTACACGCAGAGCTTCCCCAGTTTCCGTGACCTGAAGACCGATACCATCTGGGACCGCCTCGGTGAGCGCAAGATGCGCAGCGTGGTCATCAACCAGCCCGCCACCTACCCGGCGCGGCCCGTGCACGGCGCCCTGGTGTCGGGTTTCGTATCGGTGCACCTGGACAAGTCGGTGTTCCCCGCGCGCTATCTGCGCACGCTGCGCGACCTCGACTACGAGGTGGACCTGGACGCGTCCGCCCTGCGCGACGATCCCCCCGCCCTGTTCAAGAAGCTGCATCAGATGCTGCGCGTGCGCGAGCAGTTGATGAACATGCTGTGGGAAGAGGAGAAGTGGAACCTGATGGAAGTGGTGATCACCGGCACCGACCGGCTGCACCATTTCCTCTTCGACGCCTACGAGGATGCCAGCCATCCCCACCACGCCGACTTCCTGGACTACTACCGTGCCATCGACGCCTTCGTGGGGCGCGTGCATGACCGCTTTCAGGCCGACAAGGAAGCGGCTGGTTTCTTCGTTCTCTCCGACCACGGGTTCTGCCAGACCCGGCACGAGGTGAACGTGAACCGCGTTCTCGCCGAGCACGGGTTCCTGGTTCTCAACGACCCGGGCGCGCGCGACATCGACGCCATCTCGGAGCATGCCACCGCCTTCGCGCTCGACCCGTCGCGCATCTATGTTCATCACCGCGGGCGCTTCCCGCGCGGCAGCGTGGGCCCCGAACGGGTGGAGGGACTCCTGCAGGAAATCAGCGCGGTGTTCGATCGCCTCGAGCACGACGGCGAGAAGGTGATCCGCCGGGTGGTGCGCGGCAGCGACGTGTACAGCGGACCCGAGAGCGGGCGCGCGCCGGACCTCGTCCTCATAACCAGCAACGGCTTCGACCTCAAGGGGCGGGTGCAGGCCGACGCCGTGGTCACACCGCGGCGCCTGCAGGGCATGCACACCTGGGACGACGCCTTCCTCGCCACCTCGCGGCCCGACCTCATTCCCGGCGATCACGACTTGACGCTGGTGGATGTGCCGGGCATGATCATGCATTGCCTCGGTGCCGACAAAGATGAGTAG
- the cysC gene encoding adenylyl-sulfate kinase produces the protein MKGFTLWFTGLPSSGKSTLARQVEEILLERGMNVEVLDGDEVRENLSKGLGFSKEDRDTNIRRIGFVAKVLSRNGAVAVTAAISPYREVRDEMRRAIGRFVEVYVRCPIEVLTERDVKGLYKKALAGEIKHFTGVDDPYEEPLKPEILIDSDKETVEESVSKIIRTLEVLEFVPRAVGAEYSAAEEETIKKRLSDLGYI, from the coding sequence ATGAAAGGATTCACCCTGTGGTTTACCGGACTTCCCTCTTCGGGAAAGTCGACCCTCGCCCGGCAGGTCGAGGAGATTCTCCTCGAGCGGGGCATGAACGTCGAGGTGCTCGACGGTGACGAGGTTCGTGAGAACCTGAGCAAGGGGCTCGGCTTCTCCAAGGAAGACCGCGACACCAATATTCGCCGCATCGGTTTCGTGGCCAAGGTACTCTCGCGCAACGGCGCGGTGGCCGTCACCGCCGCCATCTCCCCCTACCGCGAGGTGCGCGACGAGATGCGCCGCGCGATCGGTCGCTTCGTCGAGGTGTACGTGCGCTGCCCCATCGAGGTACTGACCGAGCGCGACGTCAAAGGTCTGTACAAGAAGGCGCTGGCCGGCGAGATCAAGCACTTCACCGGTGTCGACGATCCATATGAGGAACCGCTCAAGCCGGAAATCCTGATCGACAGCGACAAGGAAACCGTCGAGGAGAGCGTGTCGAAGATCATCCGCACGCTGGAAGTGCTCGAATTCGTGCCGCGTGCTGTCGGCGCGGAGTACTCCGCGGCCGAAGAGGAAACCATCAAGAAGCGTCTGTCGGACCTGGGCTACATCTAG
- a CDS encoding alkaline phosphatase family protein encodes MSPRLVVIGLDCVTPELFFGPWLDEMPNVRRLMQGGIHGHLVSTVPPITVPAWMAMMTSQDPGQLGIYGFRNRGSHVYEDIFTVNSTHVQAKTVWNVLSRNRLRSIVMGVPLTYPPKPLNGLMVGCFLTPDKSATYTHPPELAGRLDELAGGEYIIDVKDFRNERKQETLDQIKVMTERRFRAFRGLLTQEDWDFAMMVEMGPDRLHHAFWRYFDTGHRLYERGNPFEDVVHRYYLEMDREIGRTLEVVPADASVIVVSDHGAKRMTGAVCINEFLMREGYLTLKEKPAKPTRLKPEMVDWSRTTAWGDGGYYARIFLNIAGREPAGTIAPADVERFSRELAGKIEALGDDRGNPIGTKVYFPDDIYRERRGVSPDMVVYLGDLEWRSAGTVGTGSVHIFENDTGPDDANHAQEGIFLWHNRGRAPSAPVEKVSIYDVAPSILDYFSIKPPPEMIGRII; translated from the coding sequence ATGTCTCCCCGCCTGGTGGTCATCGGGCTCGACTGCGTAACGCCCGAGCTCTTCTTCGGCCCCTGGCTCGACGAGATGCCCAACGTGCGCCGGCTCATGCAGGGCGGCATCCACGGCCACCTCGTATCCACGGTTCCGCCGATTACCGTCCCCGCGTGGATGGCGATGATGACCTCACAGGATCCGGGTCAGCTGGGCATCTACGGCTTCCGCAACCGCGGATCGCACGTCTACGAGGACATCTTCACCGTGAACTCGACGCACGTGCAGGCCAAGACGGTGTGGAACGTGCTGTCGAGGAACCGGCTGCGTTCCATTGTAATGGGTGTTCCGCTCACCTATCCGCCCAAACCGCTCAACGGGCTGATGGTCGGTTGCTTCCTCACTCCCGACAAGAGCGCCACCTACACGCACCCGCCGGAGCTCGCGGGACGTCTCGACGAACTCGCCGGCGGCGAGTACATCATCGACGTGAAAGACTTCCGCAACGAGCGCAAGCAGGAGACGCTGGACCAGATCAAGGTCATGACCGAGCGTCGTTTCCGCGCCTTCCGGGGCCTCCTCACGCAGGAGGACTGGGACTTCGCCATGATGGTGGAGATGGGACCGGACCGGCTGCACCATGCCTTCTGGCGCTACTTCGACACGGGACACCGGCTCTACGAGCGCGGCAACCCGTTCGAGGATGTCGTGCATCGGTACTACCTCGAGATGGACCGCGAAATCGGCCGCACCCTCGAGGTGGTCCCTGCCGACGCGTCCGTCATCGTCGTGTCCGACCACGGCGCCAAGCGCATGACGGGGGCCGTGTGCATCAACGAGTTCCTCATGCGCGAGGGTTACCTGACCCTCAAGGAGAAGCCCGCCAAGCCCACCCGCCTCAAACCCGAGATGGTGGACTGGAGCCGCACCACGGCGTGGGGCGATGGCGGCTACTACGCGCGCATCTTCCTGAACATCGCCGGCCGCGAGCCGGCGGGTACCATCGCGCCCGCCGACGTGGAGCGCTTCAGCCGCGAACTCGCGGGCAAGATCGAGGCACTGGGCGACGACAGGGGGAACCCCATCGGCACCAAGGTGTACTTCCCGGACGACATCTACCGCGAACGCCGCGGCGTGTCCCCGGACATGGTGGTCTACCTCGGCGACCTCGAATGGCGCAGCGCGGGAACGGTGGGCACCGGCAGCGTGCACATCTTCGAGAACGACACCGGACCCGATGACGCCAACCACGCCCAGGAGGGTATCTTCCTGTGGCACAACCGCGGACGCGCGCCCTCGGCGCCGGTGGAGAAGGTCTCCATCTACGATGTGGCGCCTTCTATTCTCGACTACTTCTCAATTAAACCGCCGCCCGAGATGATCGGGCGCATCATCTGA
- the sat gene encoding sulfate adenylyltransferase produces MILPHGGTLVSRIATAGERDALRAAAHTLPVVEMNAREASDLLLIAIGAMSPLTGFMRSDAYDAVLERMRLPSGLAWSLPVTLSAPRESVAGMKAPFRAALRSPQGSIVGVMDVEEVYFPDKEREAQQALGTTDEKHPGVQYLRTTGEAYLGGPVWMLERLKNGEFGDHELDPAETRALFASRKWERVCAFQTRNPIHRAHEYLIKCALETMDGFLIHPAMGETKSDDVPASARMECYLALMANYFSADHIALSTFPYAMRYAGPREAILHAIIRKNYGCSHFIVGRDHAGVGNYYGTYDAQKIFSTFEDGELAITPMFFEHSFYCTRCGGMASQKTCPHGPEDRVALSGTRVRDLLTQGSDLPAEFTRHEVAEILHRHYAAAKES; encoded by the coding sequence ATGATTCTTCCGCATGGCGGGACGCTTGTCTCGCGCATTGCCACCGCGGGCGAGCGCGACGCGCTCCGCGCCGCCGCCCACACCCTTCCCGTCGTCGAAATGAACGCCCGCGAGGCGTCCGACCTGCTCCTGATCGCCATCGGCGCCATGAGCCCGCTCACCGGGTTCATGCGCAGTGACGCGTACGACGCCGTCCTGGAGCGTATGCGCCTGCCCTCGGGGCTGGCCTGGTCGCTCCCGGTCACGCTGTCCGCGCCGCGCGAGTCCGTCGCCGGCATGAAGGCCCCCTTCCGGGCCGCGCTTCGTTCCCCCCAGGGCAGCATCGTCGGCGTCATGGATGTGGAGGAAGTCTACTTCCCCGACAAGGAGCGCGAGGCCCAGCAGGCGCTGGGCACCACCGACGAGAAACACCCCGGCGTGCAGTACCTGCGCACCACGGGTGAGGCCTACCTGGGCGGCCCGGTGTGGATGCTCGAGCGTCTCAAGAACGGCGAGTTCGGCGACCACGAGCTCGATCCGGCCGAGACACGCGCCCTGTTTGCCAGCAGGAAATGGGAGCGCGTATGCGCCTTCCAGACCCGCAACCCCATCCACCGTGCGCACGAGTATCTCATCAAGTGCGCCCTCGAGACCATGGATGGTTTCCTCATCCACCCGGCCATGGGCGAGACCAAATCCGACGACGTCCCCGCCAGCGCGCGCATGGAGTGTTACCTGGCGCTGATGGCGAACTACTTCTCGGCCGACCATATCGCGCTGTCGACGTTTCCCTACGCCATGCGCTACGCGGGGCCGCGCGAGGCCATCCTGCACGCCATCATCCGCAAGAACTACGGCTGCAGCCACTTCATCGTGGGGCGCGACCATGCCGGTGTGGGCAACTACTACGGCACCTACGACGCGCAGAAGATCTTCTCCACCTTCGAGGACGGCGAACTGGCCATCACCCCCATGTTCTTCGAGCATTCCTTCTACTGCACGCGCTGCGGCGGCATGGCGTCGCAGAAGACCTGCCCGCACGGGCCCGAGGACCGCGTCGCGTTGAGCGGCACCCGGGTTCGCGACCTGCTCACCCAGGGCAGCGACCTGCCGGCCGAATTCACGCGCCACGAGGTGGCCGAGATTCTCCACCGCCACTACGCCGCCGCCAAGGAGAGCTAG
- a CDS encoding ribbon-helix-helix domain-containing protein encodes MKHDKVTIKIPRPLYTKVQQLIDESGFNSPTDFIVYVLRDVLSQHEADRADRFTPEELTAIKQKLRRLGYLD; translated from the coding sequence TTGAAGCACGACAAAGTCACCATCAAGATCCCCCGCCCGCTGTATACCAAGGTTCAGCAGCTCATCGATGAGTCGGGTTTCAACTCGCCCACCGATTTCATCGTGTATGTTCTGCGCGATGTCCTGAGCCAGCACGAAGCGGACCGGGCCGATCGATTCACGCCCGAGGAACTCACGGCCATCAAGCAGAAACTGCGCCGCCTCGGCTATCTCGACTGA
- a CDS encoding flippase-like domain-containing protein: MKKALSILMPLVGLSIFAWIVLRTGPDRILAILAAMDRGMLVWAPLLIASIAVARGLRWWYVMRCVGIDYGIRRSTAVWMIGFFGSAVTPAKAGDAIRAVYVRNDTGRSMGEALLTVFVDRLWDLGFILMAGIVSAVIFSRRYIAIPSAPLLLAGVVLIAVAAIVMTRRNVVRAVLKPLFALLVPERQREGLSANFHTFYDALRVYGSDRRRALAMAGLTLLGWTLIFLLGVYVACLLRIPVDPAYIVLIMPIVTLVELIPFSVSGLGTRDATVMYFFSAVGIGSAEAVGFSISYVLLGTYLTALTGFALWLRSPIRWQQAGEPAGGAS; this comes from the coding sequence ATGAAGAAAGCCCTCAGCATCCTGATGCCCCTGGTCGGCCTCTCGATCTTTGCCTGGATCGTGCTCCGCACCGGGCCCGACCGCATTCTTGCCATACTCGCCGCCATGGACCGGGGGATGCTGGTCTGGGCCCCGCTCCTCATCGCGTCCATCGCGGTGGCGCGTGGCCTGCGCTGGTGGTACGTGATGCGCTGCGTGGGGATCGACTACGGTATCCGGCGCAGCACGGCGGTATGGATGATCGGCTTCTTCGGTTCGGCGGTGACACCTGCCAAGGCGGGGGACGCCATCCGGGCCGTCTATGTGCGCAACGACACCGGCCGCAGCATGGGCGAGGCCCTCCTGACCGTCTTCGTGGACCGGCTGTGGGATCTCGGATTCATCCTGATGGCCGGCATCGTGAGCGCGGTCATCTTCTCCCGGCGGTACATCGCGATCCCGTCGGCGCCGCTTCTGCTGGCGGGCGTGGTGCTGATCGCTGTGGCGGCGATCGTCATGACGCGGCGCAACGTGGTGCGCGCGGTTCTCAAGCCCCTGTTCGCGTTGCTGGTTCCCGAGCGCCAACGCGAGGGGCTCTCCGCGAACTTCCACACCTTCTATGACGCGTTGCGCGTCTACGGGTCCGACCGGCGGCGCGCGCTCGCCATGGCCGGGCTGACACTGCTGGGCTGGACGCTGATCTTCCTCCTGGGTGTCTACGTGGCGTGCCTGCTGCGCATTCCGGTGGATCCCGCCTACATCGTATTGATCATGCCCATCGTAACGCTGGTGGAACTGATCCCGTTCTCGGTTTCGGGACTGGGGACGCGCGACGCGACCGTGATGTACTTCTTCTCGGCGGTGGGTATCGGCAGCGCGGAGGCGGTTGGCTTTTCCATCTCGTACGTGTTGCTCGGCACGTATCTGACCGCGCTGACCGGGTTCGCCCTCTGGCTTCGCTCGCCGATCCGCTGGCAACAGGCCGGTGAGCCGGCAGGCGGTGCCTCGTGA
- a CDS encoding HD domain-containing protein: protein MTPASWQDEIIQRGELYRVGGSVRDKLLGLPDTHETDFLVRGLPPAELEALLSRHGRVVLVGKAFGVYKFSPAGSPWTIDIAYPRLETSTGVGHRDFEVRWDWNLPVEDDLGRRDFTINAIAERVPEGTRFDPCGGERDLRDGVLRAIFPRAFEEDPLRILRGARFLARFALRVDAGTLDLMRRAAPLVDTVSPERVQDEFSKTLTQCERPAAAFELLRTTGALARLLPELERCVGVTQNQYHPDDVYWHSLKTLDAAAPDLLVRWAALLHDTGKVDARQVVRDEDGERVVFYGHEDVSARLTEAVLTRLRYPHALVNACRHLVQEHMFRYSRSWNPSTLRRFMRRVGVAHLDDLFMLREADCRSRALDDELAALDDLRARVAAELAAAATLGVGDLDVNGDDVMHVLGIGPGPRVRAVLEELLERVTDDPALNERERLLGEIKAVGANEPGSGNGGK from the coding sequence GTGACCCCTGCCAGCTGGCAGGATGAAATCATCCAGCGCGGGGAGCTATACCGCGTCGGGGGCTCGGTGCGTGACAAGCTGCTGGGGCTCCCGGATACACACGAGACCGACTTTCTCGTGCGTGGCCTTCCCCCCGCGGAACTGGAGGCTCTGCTGTCCCGCCACGGCCGCGTGGTGCTGGTGGGCAAGGCGTTCGGCGTCTACAAGTTCTCTCCCGCCGGCTCGCCGTGGACCATCGACATCGCCTATCCGCGACTGGAAACCTCCACCGGTGTGGGGCACCGCGACTTCGAGGTGCGCTGGGACTGGAATCTTCCGGTGGAGGACGACCTCGGGCGCCGCGATTTCACCATCAACGCCATCGCCGAGCGCGTTCCCGAGGGAACGCGTTTCGATCCGTGCGGCGGTGAGCGCGACCTTCGCGACGGCGTGCTGCGCGCCATCTTTCCGCGTGCCTTCGAGGAGGACCCGTTGCGCATCCTGCGCGGCGCCCGTTTTCTGGCGCGCTTCGCCCTGCGCGTGGACGCCGGGACGCTCGACTTGATGCGGCGCGCGGCGCCGCTGGTCGACACGGTGAGTCCGGAGCGTGTGCAGGACGAGTTCAGCAAGACGCTCACGCAGTGCGAGCGTCCTGCCGCCGCCTTCGAGCTGTTGCGCACCACCGGCGCGCTGGCCCGGCTGCTGCCGGAACTCGAGCGCTGCGTGGGGGTGACGCAGAACCAGTATCATCCGGACGATGTGTACTGGCATTCGCTCAAGACGCTGGATGCGGCGGCGCCCGATCTGCTGGTGCGCTGGGCGGCGCTCCTGCACGACACCGGCAAGGTGGATGCACGCCAGGTGGTGCGTGACGAGGACGGAGAGCGGGTGGTGTTCTACGGCCACGAGGACGTGAGCGCGCGGCTGACTGAAGCGGTGCTCACGCGGTTGCGCTACCCGCACGCGCTGGTCAACGCGTGCCGTCACCTCGTCCAGGAGCACATGTTTCGCTATTCGCGCTCCTGGAACCCGTCGACGCTGCGGCGATTCATGCGCCGTGTCGGCGTGGCCCACCTGGACGATCTGTTCATGCTGCGCGAGGCCGACTGCCGATCGCGCGCGCTGGACGATGAGCTCGCTGCACTGGACGACCTGCGCGCGCGCGTCGCGGCGGAACTCGCCGCCGCGGCAACACTGGGCGTGGGCGACCTGGACGTGAACGGGGACGATGTGATGCACGTTCTGGGGATCGGGCCGGGGCCGCGGGTGCGCGCGGTGCTGGAGGAACTGCTGGAACGGGTGACCGACGACCCGGCGCTGAACGAGCGCGAGCGGCTGCTCGGCGAGATCAAGGCTGTCGGGGCCAACGAACCGGGAAGTGGCAACGGGGGGAAATAA
- the dnaK gene encoding molecular chaperone DnaK encodes MGKTIGIDLGTTNSCVAIIEGDEPRVIPNPDGARTTPSVVAITKDGERLVGQLAKRQAVTNPENTVFSIKRFMGRKFSEVSSEKRIIPYKVTEANGGGVSVEIGGQKYSPPEISAMVLQYLKNAAEAYLGEPVTDAVITVPAYFNDSQRQATKDAGKIAGLNVKRIINEPTAASLAYGLDKKKDETVVVYDLGGGTFDVSVLDIGEGVFEVKATNGDTHLGGDDFDHRIIEWLVAEFKREQGIDLSKDPIAVQRLREAAERAKCELSSSMQTEINLPFITADASGPKHMNVKLTRAKLEQLIEDLVQRTVEPCKKALADAGLKPGDIDEVILVGGSTRIPMVQQRVKELFGREPHKGINPDEVVAIGAAIQAGVLGGDVRDVLLLDVTPLSLGIETLGGVMTRLIDRNTTIPTRKSEVFSTAADGQTAVDIHVLQGEREMAMDNKTIGRFQLAGIPPAPRGMPQIEVTFDIDADGILHVAARDKATGKEQKIVIKASSGLSESEIERMVKDADRFKDDDKRKREEIDVRNSADALVYQTEKQVKEYKDKIDAADASRLEGDLESVRVALKGTNTADIKSATERLNATWQEVAQKMYQQASATQAGAAGAGAEAGGGEPSSDAQGPDGVADAEYEVLDGDKNA; translated from the coding sequence ATGGGAAAGACAATCGGAATCGACCTGGGAACGACCAACTCGTGCGTCGCCATCATCGAGGGCGACGAGCCCCGCGTCATCCCCAACCCCGACGGGGCTCGCACGACGCCTTCGGTCGTGGCGATCACCAAGGATGGTGAGCGCCTGGTCGGTCAGTTGGCCAAGCGCCAGGCGGTTACCAACCCGGAGAACACCGTGTTCTCGATCAAGCGCTTCATGGGACGCAAGTTCAGCGAGGTGAGCAGCGAGAAGCGCATCATTCCTTATAAGGTCACCGAGGCCAACGGGGGCGGTGTGTCGGTGGAGATCGGGGGGCAGAAGTACTCGCCGCCGGAGATTTCGGCAATGGTCCTGCAGTACCTGAAGAATGCGGCCGAAGCCTATCTGGGCGAGCCGGTTACCGACGCGGTGATCACCGTGCCGGCGTACTTCAACGACAGCCAGCGCCAGGCCACCAAGGACGCGGGTAAGATCGCCGGTCTCAACGTGAAGCGCATCATCAACGAGCCCACGGCGGCTTCGCTGGCCTACGGCCTCGACAAGAAGAAGGACGAGACGGTGGTCGTGTACGACCTCGGCGGCGGCACGTTCGACGTTTCGGTGCTCGACATCGGCGAAGGTGTGTTCGAGGTGAAGGCCACCAACGGCGACACCCACCTGGGAGGCGACGACTTCGACCACCGGATCATCGAGTGGCTGGTGGCGGAATTCAAGCGCGAGCAGGGGATCGATCTGTCGAAGGATCCCATCGCCGTGCAGCGTCTGCGCGAAGCGGCGGAGCGCGCCAAGTGCGAGCTGTCCAGTTCCATGCAGACGGAAATCAACCTGCCGTTCATTACCGCGGACGCGTCCGGTCCCAAGCACATGAACGTGAAGCTGACGCGCGCCAAGCTCGAGCAGCTGATCGAAGACCTCGTGCAGCGGACGGTGGAGCCGTGCAAGAAGGCGCTCGCGGACGCCGGGCTCAAGCCCGGGGACATCGACGAGGTCATCCTGGTCGGTGGTTCCACGCGCATACCGATGGTGCAACAGCGGGTGAAGGAACTGTTCGGCAGGGAGCCGCACAAGGGAATCAACCCCGACGAGGTGGTTGCCATTGGCGCCGCCATCCAGGCCGGTGTGCTGGGGGGCGACGTGCGCGACGTGCTCCTGCTGGACGTGACGCCGCTGTCGCTCGGCATCGAGACGCTGGGCGGGGTCATGACCCGCCTCATCGACCGCAACACCACCATCCCGACGCGCAAGAGCGAGGTTTTCTCGACCGCGGCGGACGGACAGACGGCGGTGGACATCCATGTTCTGCAGGGTGAGCGCGAGATGGCAATGGACAACAAGACCATCGGACGCTTCCAGCTGGCGGGGATCCCGCCGGCGCCGCGCGGCATGCCGCAGATCGAGGTGACCTTCGACATCGACGCTGACGGCATTCTCCACGTCGCGGCCAGGGACAAGGCCACCGGCAAGGAGCAGAAGATCGTCATCAAGGCGTCGAGCGGGCTGAGCGAGTCCGAGATCGAACGCATGGTGAAGGACGCGGACCGGTTCAAGGACGACGACAAGCGCAAGCGCGAGGAGATCGACGTCCGCAACTCCGCCGACGCCCTGGTCTACCAGACCGAGAAGCAGGTGAAGGAGTACAAGGACAAGATCGACGCGGCGGACGCGAGCCGACTGGAAGGCGATCTGGAGTCGGTGCGGGTTGCGCTCAAGGGCACCAACACCGCCGACATCAAGTCGGCGACCGAGCGGCTCAACGCCACCTGGCAGGAGGTGGCGCAGAAGATGTACCAGCAGGCCTCCGCCACCCAGGCGGGTGCAGCGGGTGCCGGGGCCGAAGCGGGCGGCGGGGAGCCGTCCTCGGACGCTCAGGGACCCGACGGTGTGGCGGACGCGGAGTACGAGGTGCTCGACGGCGACAAGAACGCGTAA